The genomic region TCAATTTCATCGCTTGAAAAATAAAACATATATGGAGAAGGATTCATTTGCCTCAGAGCTGCATAGACTTGTTTGAGGCTTCCTTCGTATGGGGCAACCAACCTATTCGAAAGCACTACCTGGAAAATATCCCCATCATAGATATGTTTTTTTGCCTTCTCGACCATCGTACAGTATTCGTCTTTCGAGAAAAGAGGTACAAGAGGTCCAAGCAGTCTCCCGTGCTTCTCTAGTTTCGGTTCTGTATGCTGTGTAAGCAGGTATTCCATGTTCTGCAAGGCAAGGACACCCTTGCTATAGCTGGTTTCGATATCGTTCCGCTTGATATTGACGATAAGGAAAATCTTCTGCTCAAGATTGTCAATGGCTATCAACTTGTCAAACAACATCAAGTCAAGGTCATTGAAGCCCTCTTCGTCCTCGGCATCAAGCCGTAGGACTGGTTCACTGTAGGCAATGAAATCATATGAAAAATAGCCGACCAATCCTCCTGTAAAAGGTGGCAGTCCCTCGACCAAGGGACTACGGTTCTCGCTGAGGATTTTTCGGAGATAGGGATGAGGTTTTTCAGCTTTGAGATGTAATTCTGTCCCTGATCTGATGCAGAGATCTTCCCCAAGCATGGTAATCTCAAGACTGGGATCGAAACCAAGAAAGGAATATCTTCCCCAATTCTTACTGTCTTCACAGGACTCCAACAGAAAACAATGCTTGCTCACCTGCTGAAGAATGGCAAGGATATCCGTGGCAGACCTTTTTTCCAAAGGAATGGTCCGCGAAATCGGTATGGTTGTAAAAGATGCCTCATAGCTTTTGGCTTGGGCAAGGCTCGGATAACACTTCATGCTTGGCTCCTGTTTCTACATATAGAAATACTGGTGTTACTATAGAAAGAAACTTTGTTTCTGTCAACAGAATCTAAGAAAAAGAAAAAAAATTCTTCATCGTACGGTAGAAGCAATATAAAACAAAAAATCAAATCACATAAAAAGATTTACAGGATATCGTTTTTCAGCTACCATTGATCAAGGATACCCCGAAATGCAATATGATTTAAAATACAATATTACAGCCCTTGCTTTCCTCGTACTTCTTACTATTTCTTTTTTCAGGACGAAACGCTTTCCCAACAAAGCAAACAGAACCTATGGTCTTGTCCTTGTCATTACTTTTTTCTGTGTCAGTTTCGATTGTCTCACCGCCTATACCATTTCTTTTCCTTACCTGCTTCCCGTATGGTCCAACTATGTGCTGAATATCTTTTTCTTTATCATGCATACTTCTTTGGGTTTCCTGGCTTTGATCTATGTCCTGCTGATAACTGACAACAATATAAAACCCTTGAAGAGATTTCCAATCATAGTTTTCAGTGCTTTCTATATACTGTTGGTCCTGCTGATTCTGACTACCATGTTCCATCATGGTATTTTTTACTTTGACCGGAACAGGACCTACACACATGGAAAACTGTATGTTCCTTATTTCATTATCCTTTCATCTTTCCTGATCACAGGATCAATCTACTCCATTGCAAGAAGAAATTTCCTTCAAAAGGACCAGAGGCTGACCATCCCGATCTATACTGCAATCTTGATAGGTGCAAACATCATACAATTTCGTACCCCATCCATCTTCATCAATGGGGTCTCAGTCATCTTGGCTGAGTATATGATGTATATTACCTTGCAAAACCCTTCTGAATATTTTGACCAGACTACAGGACTTTATTCCCGCTATGCCTTGGATACCTACATGGAAGACTGCATACACGACAAAAAGCAGTTCCAAGTCGTCATGGTCAACATGAAACACACCAATGCCATCAACAAGGCACTGGGTATTACATTTACAAATCAGATATTGAGGGAACTTGCTGCTACACTGGCTGCAATTGCGGGAAAGAAAAACCTCTGTTTCAATGTAACAGGAGATATTGCTGTCATTCTTACCCATGAGGAAAAAGAACATAAAAGAATTTATGAAAAACTACATACAGCCTTTCCTTCCATCATGGAAATTGAACATAAGAAAGTAGAGGTAGAACTTCATTTAGGCTCCATCGACACCTTGGAAGGACTTTCCAATACTTCTGAATTTCATGAAATGCTACGGTTGTGCAACATAATGTCAAGGGATAAGAACAGTAAGAAGGAACTTACAACAGCAGAGCTGACAGGTATCAAGAAATACCAAAAAGCTGAAAAGAACTTAAAGGATGCACTGCTTTTCAAGCAAATATTGCTCACTCTCCAGCCTATCTACAATTCGCAAACAAAGAAGATCATAGGGGCTGAAGCCCTAGCTCGGATTGAAAACGAAAAAGGTCAATTGCTCCAACCCGCCAGTTTTATTCCCATTGCAGAAGACAACGGTCTTGTTACCGAACTTGATATGCAGATTTTTGCAAACGCATGCGAAGCTTTGAAGAAAATCAATAGGACGAATGCTGATTTCACAGTTTCAGTCAATCTTGCTGCCATCGATTTCCTATCTGATAAAATTGTTGAACGAATATTCCAGATCATAGACAAATATGACATTGACACCCAAAAATTGGTAATTGAGCTTACAGAAACAGGGGCTTCAATTTCCCCTATGATCCTACAAGTAATGCAAAGGCTAAAAGCAAAAGGCATCAGGTTGGCCATTGATGATTTCGGTATAGGTTTTGCCAACTATGATGCAATTCTCAGGCTTCCTGTCGACTTCATCAAGATTGACAGGAACCTTCTCCTGCTTTGTCAGGAACAACCGAAATACCAAGTCATCCTGGAACATCTTGCCATTGCACTGAAACAAGTAGGGCGTCTGGTCTTGATCGAAGGCATAGAAACTCCAGAACAGGCAACACTAGCTAGCAAAATGGGTATCTGTCTCCAACAAGGTTTCCTCTATGGCAAGCCTGATTCAATAGACAAGATGCTGCAATTGCTCCAGTGAAGAGAGAAGACATGCTTCTTCAGCCTCTCGAAACTTATCCATTTCCATGGTATAGTAGCAACATTGTAGAGGGTTGTCATTTTCTTCATAGTAAACAGCAGCAACACAACCTTGGATCAACAAGGGGAAAAACATGAAATGTGTCATACAACGAGTCAAAGATGCCAGACTGACAGTAGAAGACAAACTGATAAGCAGCATCGATGAAGGGCTTTTGATCTACTGGGGAGTTGCCAAAGGCGATGGTCCTGAAAAAGTTACTTACCTCTGCAATAAGATAGCAAAGCTCAGGCTGTTTACCGATGCAGAAGGCAAACAGAATCTTTCCAGCTACGATGTACAGGCAAAACTCATGGTCGTCAGCCAATTTACGCTCTGTGCAGATCTTTTCAAAGGAAACCGCCCCTCCTATGACAAGGCAGCAAGCGGCCAAGAAGCAGAACCACTGTACGAACTTGCACTCAGGACCTTCAGGAAACTAGGGTTTCAGACTGTCGCAGGTGTCTTCGGAGCCCATATGATGATAAATTATACGAATGTCGGTCCACTTACCATGGTAATAGAGAAATAGGATCATGAACTATACAGCATTGGACTTTGAAACTGCAAATGCAAAACCAGGAGGTGCATGCTCCCTCGGACTGGCAAAATTCAACGGAGACGGAAAACTGATCGGCACATGGTACTCCCTTATCCGTCCGGTCATACCATACTTCAATCCCTATATGAGTGCCATCCATGGACTGGACAGCAGCAAATGCCTCTGTTCTCCTGAATTTGACAGACTCTGGCCGGAAATACTTGATTTCATCCAGGACGATGTATTGGTCGCCCACAATGCCCAGTTCGACATGCGTGTGCTGAAAGGTTGCCTTGACTGTTATGGATTGGGACTGCCGGTAAATCCGTATGCCTGTACCCTTCAGATCAGCCGAAAGGTCTGGCCTTGTCTGGAAAACCATAAATTGACTACGCTCAGCCAACATTTCGGTTTTGACTATAAGGCACACTATGCTTTGGATGATGCGATAAACTGTGGCTTGCTTTTGGCAAAAGCAGGGAATGGGCATCTTGGCAATCTTCACAGCTTCGAATGTTTTCTTGAACAGATACACCTGAACATCAGGTTCCTTCAGTAACGGAAACGCCTGGGTTACGGCAATGAAAGCTGTCCATCATACAGCATACATACAGCTCATGGAATTCCTTTATACAAGGAAAAGTTCCTATCACAGAAAACCTTCGTAAACATACCGATCTATGTTTACCTCCTAGAATATAAAATGGTTTCACTTTATTCCTATATCTAGGATAATGCATTGCAAAAACCATCGTAATTTCATTTTAATCAAGTGATTATGCTCAGGAATCCCCCCCTTGACCAACTGACAACCTGTTAATATAATTAAGTTGTCAGTTGATTTTATACAAATTCATTACGTCCCAAACAATCATTTCATTTTTTTTGATAGTAAAGAATTCATATCCGGAGGATAAATGATAACATATAGTCATGTATATAAGTCCTATAAAAATGGGGCTTATGTCATCAAAGATTTAAATCTCCAGATCAAGGATGGTGAACTTATCGTCCTTGTAGGAGAAAGTGGCTGCGGCAAGACCACCACAATGCAAATGCTGAACCGATTGATTGAACCTACAAAAGGCAGGATTTCAATCAATGGCAATGACATCATGGAAATGGATCCCATCGACTTAAGGAAACACATTGGATACGTCATTCAGAATACCGGTCTGTTTCCTCATTGGACCATTGAAGAAAACATAGCAACGCTACTACGATTGAGAAAAGTTTCAAAACAAGAAACTGAAATGAAAGTAAAGCAATTCATGGATCTGGTAAACTTGGAATATGACCAATTTGCCAAACGTTATCCAAAGCAACTTTCAGGCGGGCAACAGCAACGGGTAGGAGTTGCTAGGGCACTGATAAACGAACCGGAAATCATACTGATGGATGAGCCGTTTTCTGCTCTTGATCCCATCACCAGGGAACAGCTCCAGGATGAATTGCTAAAACTTCACGATGAACTGCACAAAACAATCATTTTCGTCACTCATGATATTGACGAAGCCATAAAACTGGGAGATAGGATTGCGGTAATGCAACATGGCAAGATTTCCCAGATTGACACTGCAGAAAACATTCTCAAGAATCCTGCAAATGAATTTGTAGAAAAATTCGTAGGAAAGAACCGGTTATGGAAAACACCGGATATGCTCACTGCACAGGATGTCATGGACACTGATTTCGTCACCATAGATCCTGACAGATCGGTCATACAGGCAATTGAACTGATGCAAGCACATAAGAAACCGATACTCTGTGTCGTTCAAAAAGCACCGAATGATCGTAAGAAACTAGTCGGTCTTATCGGTACAAACAGGCTTTGGAGCATAAAAGACAGGACTGTAAGAATAAAAGATGTCATGAAAACAAACCCAAAGGCTTTCCTCCCTTCTACCAGTCTGACCGAAATCATAGCAGAACGAGAAAAAAACAATGTAGTCTTCAGTGCGGTAGTTGATTCAGAAGGCATATTGCAAGGAATGATCACAAATACTTCAATACTCAACATCCTAAGCCAGATCATGCCTGGGAAGGAGGATTACTGATGTTCAATTTCATACTGACCCATGGTCCGGAAGTAGTATCAAAGACTCTGGAACATATCTCACTTTCACTGTCTGCCGTCATCCTCGCCTGTATCATAGGTATTCCTGTCGGTTTTCTCATCGTCAATCATAAAAAGTTGTCAAACCTGGTCCTGGGCATTGCAAACATAATCCAGACAATTCCATCTCTGGCAATGTTTGCTTTTGCACTGCCTTTATTCGGGATCGGTGTCAAACCAGCCATCTTCGCCTTGTTCCTTTATGCATTGCTTCCTATCATCAAGAACACATTGCTCGGGATAAGAAGTGTTGATCCTGCCATCATCAAGGCAGCCAGAGGCATGGGGATGTCAAAGAAACAGATTATGTTCATGGTAGAAGTCCCTCTTTCCATATCCATAATCATGGGTGGTATCCGCATTGCGACGGTTACCAGCATCGGCGTCACGACAATTGCCACCTTGATTGCGGCAGGAGGACTGGGAGATTTCATTTATCAAGGACTGAGTACCTTCAACCAACCGATGATACTTACAGGCGCTTTCCTTTCTGCCTTGCTTGCCCTTGTTTCCGATTTCTTCCTCGGACTGCTGGAAAAGAAGTTGACATCCAAAGGCCTATAACACAGGTCATAAGGTATCGTCAATCTATTTTAATATAAATTTAGGAGTATACATATGAAAAACAAAATAAGATTATTCTTAGCAGGAACATTGCTGTTCATGACGGCAGTATCTTGCTCTTCACATGATAAGACAATCACTATCGTGCACAAGAATTTTACCGAACAGCGCCTGATCGGACAGGCAATGGGCATATACCTCAAGGACAAAGGATTCAAGACAGAAGTCAAGGAACTGGGTGGTTCCATGCTCTGTTTCAATGCCTTGGTCAGCGGGGAAGCAGATATGTATCCTGAATATACAGGTACGGTCTATTCAACGATATTCAAACATACGAAAATCTTGTCAGAGCAGGATACCTATGACATGGTCAAAAAAGAAAGTGAAGAAAAATATGGTATCACGTGGTTGGAACCGATGGGATTCAACAATACCTATGTTCTCTCTGTAACCAAGGAAACA from Spirochaetia bacterium harbors:
- a CDS encoding chorismate-binding protein, with amino-acid sequence MKCYPSLAQAKSYEASFTTIPISRTIPLEKRSATDILAILQQVSKHCFLLESCEDSKNWGRYSFLGFDPSLEITMLGEDLCIRSGTELHLKAEKPHPYLRKILSENRSPLVEGLPPFTGGLVGYFSYDFIAYSEPVLRLDAEDEEGFNDLDLMLFDKLIAIDNLEQKIFLIVNIKRNDIETSYSKGVLALQNMEYLLTQHTEPKLEKHGRLLGPLVPLFSKDEYCTMVEKAKKHIYDGDIFQVVLSNRLVAPYEGSLKQVYAALRQMNPSPYMFYFSSDEIEIAGASPETLVKLEDRKLSTFPLAGTKPRGRDKAEDDRLETELLTDEKEKAEHTMLVDLGRNDIGKISCFGSVNVEKYMKVEKFSHVMHLGSTVTGTLRDDLDSLDAIDSILPAGTLSGAPKIRACQLINELEHNKRGIYGGAIGYLSFSGGLDTCIAIRLAFKKHGKVYVRSGAGIVADSVPEKEHQECLNKAQAVINALEEEA
- the dtd gene encoding D-aminoacyl-tRNA deacylase, with protein sequence MKCVIQRVKDARLTVEDKLISSIDEGLLIYWGVAKGDGPEKVTYLCNKIAKLRLFTDAEGKQNLSSYDVQAKLMVVSQFTLCADLFKGNRPSYDKAASGQEAEPLYELALRTFRKLGFQTVAGVFGAHMMINYTNVGPLTMVIEK
- a CDS encoding GGDEF domain-containing phosphodiesterase; this translates as MQYDLKYNITALAFLVLLTISFFRTKRFPNKANRTYGLVLVITFFCVSFDCLTAYTISFPYLLPVWSNYVLNIFFFIMHTSLGFLALIYVLLITDNNIKPLKRFPIIVFSAFYILLVLLILTTMFHHGIFYFDRNRTYTHGKLYVPYFIILSSFLITGSIYSIARRNFLQKDQRLTIPIYTAILIGANIIQFRTPSIFINGVSVILAEYMMYITLQNPSEYFDQTTGLYSRYALDTYMEDCIHDKKQFQVVMVNMKHTNAINKALGITFTNQILRELAATLAAIAGKKNLCFNVTGDIAVILTHEEKEHKRIYEKLHTAFPSIMEIEHKKVEVELHLGSIDTLEGLSNTSEFHEMLRLCNIMSRDKNSKKELTTAELTGIKKYQKAEKNLKDALLFKQILLTLQPIYNSQTKKIIGAEALARIENEKGQLLQPASFIPIAEDNGLVTELDMQIFANACEALKKINRTNADFTVSVNLAAIDFLSDKIVERIFQIIDKYDIDTQKLVIELTETGASISPMILQVMQRLKAKGIRLAIDDFGIGFANYDAILRLPVDFIKIDRNLLLLCQEQPKYQVILEHLAIALKQVGRLVLIEGIETPEQATLASKMGICLQQGFLYGKPDSIDKMLQLLQ
- a CDS encoding 3'-5' exonuclease, which codes for MNYTALDFETANAKPGGACSLGLAKFNGDGKLIGTWYSLIRPVIPYFNPYMSAIHGLDSSKCLCSPEFDRLWPEILDFIQDDVLVAHNAQFDMRVLKGCLDCYGLGLPVNPYACTLQISRKVWPCLENHKLTTLSQHFGFDYKAHYALDDAINCGLLLAKAGNGHLGNLHSFECFLEQIHLNIRFLQ
- a CDS encoding ABC transporter permease, with the translated sequence MFNFILTHGPEVVSKTLEHISLSLSAVILACIIGIPVGFLIVNHKKLSNLVLGIANIIQTIPSLAMFAFALPLFGIGVKPAIFALFLYALLPIIKNTLLGIRSVDPAIIKAARGMGMSKKQIMFMVEVPLSISIIMGGIRIATVTSIGVTTIATLIAAGGLGDFIYQGLSTFNQPMILTGAFLSALLALVSDFFLGLLEKKLTSKGL
- a CDS encoding betaine/proline/choline family ABC transporter ATP-binding protein (Members of the family are the ATP-binding subunit of ABC transporters for substrates such as betaine, L-proline or other amino acids, choline, carnitine, etc. The substrate specificity is best determined from the substrate-binding subunit, rather than this subunit, as it interacts with the permease subunit and not with substrate directly.), whose product is MITYSHVYKSYKNGAYVIKDLNLQIKDGELIVLVGESGCGKTTTMQMLNRLIEPTKGRISINGNDIMEMDPIDLRKHIGYVIQNTGLFPHWTIEENIATLLRLRKVSKQETEMKVKQFMDLVNLEYDQFAKRYPKQLSGGQQQRVGVARALINEPEIILMDEPFSALDPITREQLQDELLKLHDELHKTIIFVTHDIDEAIKLGDRIAVMQHGKISQIDTAENILKNPANEFVEKFVGKNRLWKTPDMLTAQDVMDTDFVTIDPDRSVIQAIELMQAHKKPILCVVQKAPNDRKKLVGLIGTNRLWSIKDRTVRIKDVMKTNPKAFLPSTSLTEIIAEREKNNVVFSAVVDSEGILQGMITNTSILNILSQIMPGKEDY